In bacterium, the sequence GGCAATAGTATAAAAACCACCATTATCTTGAATAGTTGCTTTTTCCATTCCAAATGTTTCAATCCCCACTCTCGCCAGGCCATAAGCAATCTTAGCCTCTAAATCAGGGAATCCAGTTGCCGGGGTGTAAAGTTTAATCATTGCTCTAACTCCATTTCTTTCAGAGCGATTTCAAATATGCGGTTTGCAATATCTAAAGCCTCCTTGGCATCGTTTTTAGATGGCATCCCTTCAGGAAGCATTCCGGGTAATGCATCAGGATAACGCGTTGGAATGTAAAATCGGTCAAGCAGAAGGATTCCTTCTCTTAAGTCATCAAAAGGGCTTTTATCAATCTTTGAAAGGATATCAGCAAGCTTATGGCTTTGTGGATGTATTTTACCTTTGGATATGATAAAACCCTTCAATACCTTCTCCACACACTGTTGAGAATGAAAACAGGTCTGATTGGTAATTCCTTCCTTCAAAGCAAGCTCTGCCATCAATAAATCTTCCTTTGCAAAATCAATCCATCTTTTAGATTCCCCTTTCATAAATCTTTACTCCTTTTTTGCTAATCTCTTTTTCAAAAAATACCCTTTCTTTACACATTTTTCTAAACTCTTCAGGTGTATATACCAGAACATCCAATCCCACCTTTGGATGAAGGATTAAAATAACATCCTTAATCCTGTCTAAAAAAGGTTTATCTGTGCTTTTTACAATAAGAAGGTCTATATCTGACCAGGTTTTGATCTTTCTCTGGGCAAATGAACCAAAGAGAAGCATCATTTCAGGATTATACTCCCTCTTCAAAACTTCTATCCAGCGCTCAAGTTCTGTCTGCAACTCTACGAAGCGTCTATTTTTCAAAAGATTCTCTGTATAATCTCTTATATTCTCCACCATAAGCCATCCACCATAGTAATCCTGGTCGTCTTTCTTTTGATATTCCTTTCTCTCGGTAGCAGCACAGATGTCGCATAGTTTCAATATATGATGGGCAAGTGATGCCTGTATTCTTCTTTGATGCTGTTCTAATATGCCACAACCCTTAGCCCAAATTCTAAACCCTCTTGCCATCTCTTTTAGGGATGACACCTTTAAATCACATGCGTTAGGAAAATAATCTTCGGTCAGTTTTTCTATCTCATTATGCCATATTATGTTGCCATTATTATCAACTATTTCATCCAATATTGCCTGCACATCGGGTCTTTCAATATTGTCTCCCAGAAGCCCTTTATCTGTATGATGAATAGCAACTGCAAAACTTAGGGGTTCTTTAATACCGCCAG encodes:
- a CDS encoding HEPN domain-containing protein; its protein translation is MKGESKRWIDFAKEDLLMAELALKEGITNQTCFHSQQCVEKVLKGFIISKGKIHPQSHKLADILSKIDKSPFDDLREGILLLDRFYIPTRYPDALPGMLPEGMPSKNDAKEALDIANRIFEIALKEMELEQ
- a CDS encoding CRISPR-associated endonuclease Cas3'', which gives rise to MPVASLFSAPKENYLDHISRCKEKFDLLFPVYYSTIARTFDPTLDQGKLRDAFLKMILFHDLGKLTKRWQDNLGTNRKLPSHSTLGAAYLFNALPGGIKEPLSFAVAIHHTDKGLLGDNIERPDVQAILDEIVDNNGNIIWHNEIEKLTEDYFPNACDLKVSSLKEMARGFRIWAKGCGILEQHQRRIQASLAHHILKLCDICAATERKEYQKKDDQDYYGGWLMVENIRDYTENLLKNRRFVELQTELERWIEVLKREYNPEMMLLFGSFAQRKIKTWSDIDLLIVKSTDKPFLDRIKDVILILHPKVGLDVLVYTPEEFRKMCKERVFFEKEISKKGVKIYERGI